The Humidesulfovibrio mexicanus DNA window CCGGGGCAGCAGGCACGGTGATCTCGCTGGTGGACGTGATGCAGAAGATGGAGCTCATGCGCATCTCCCGGCAGTACGGCATCAAGCTGGAGGAGCGGGCGCTGCCCACCGAGGCCGACCTGGCCGCCCACGTGGCCCAGCGCCTGTCCACCGTGCTGGAGGCCAAGTGGCGCGCCAAGGACAGCCTGGAGCAGGAGCGCGCGCGCCGCTACGCCGACGTGGTGCGCGAAATGGCCGCGGACGAGCACCAGGCGCTGCTGCTGGCCATGCTTCTGGACGGCGTCTACCAGAACTCCATGCACGTGCCGCCGCCGCGGCCGGAGGGCAGGAAGCCCGAGCCCCAGCCCCAGCGTCAGGACGAGGGGGCCGGTTCCGGGGACGCCCGGCCCGGAGGCGCTGGCCGTCGCCGCCGCCGCAAACGCTAGGTGGCCGCGCCCGTGGCCACCCTGCCGCCGGCCCGCGCCGCCGCCCTGGACTGTCTGACCGCCTGCCTGCTGGAAGGCCGCGATCTGCAGGCCGCCCTGGACACCGCTCTGCGCTCCGATCCGCTCTCGGACCGGGACGCCGGGTTGGTGACCGAGCTTGTCTACGGCTTCTGCCGCCTGAAGGGCCGGGTGGACGCTGTGTTGGACCGCTTTCTGGACCCCAACCGGCCCCTGCGCGCGGAGGCCCGGCTGGCCCTTGGCCTTGCCGCGCACGAGATCGTGCACCTGGACCGCGTGCCCGCCTACGCCAGCGTCAACTGGGCCGTGGACTGGGCCAAGGGCTACCCCAAGGCGCAGCTTTCGGGCCTGTTCAACGCCGTGCTGCGCCGCGTGGCCGACATGGCCGAGGCCGCCCGCACCCTGGCACCCTACAAGGAGGGCGCGCGCGACGAGGCGGAGGCCCTTTCGCGCTATTATTCCTGCCCGGAATGGATCGTGCGGCTGTGGCTCAAGGAGTATTCCCGCGAGGACGCCGCGCGCTATTTGAAGGCCCAGGCGCGGCCGCCGGCCCTTGGCCTGGCCGTGGACGCCCAGGCCCTTGGCGAGGGGGCCGCGCTGGCTCTTTCGCGCAGGTTGGGCGCGCACCCCTCGTGCCTGGCCCGGCAGGGCCTTGGCCTGGCCTTGCGTCCGGGCAGCTCCCTGGACGAGGTGGTCGACGGGCTGGAGCTTTCTCCGTCCGAGCGCGCCGCCGTGTACCGGCAGGGCTTTGCCGCGCGCCAGGCCCTGGCCGCCCTGTCCCCCGGCCAGTGGGAGGCCCCGGTGTGGGACACCTGCTGCGGCCGCGGCGGCAAGACCCGCCTTGTGCTGGAGGCGGGCGCAGGCCCCGTGCTGGCCAGCGACCCGCACATGGGCCGTCTGCGCGCCTTGGCGCGCGAGCAGGCCCAGGCCGTGGCCGAGGGACGGCTTGTGGTGTTCCGGGCCAGCGCCCTTGACGCGCCGCCGCTTTCCGTCCAGCCGCGCACCATCCTGCTGGATGCGCCCTGCACGGGACTGGGCACCCTGTCGCGCCGTCCGGACATCAAGTGGAAGCGCACCCCCCAGGATGTGGACGCCCTGGCCGACATCCAGGCCCGGATGCTGGACGCGGCCTTCCTCGCCTTGCCGCCGGGCGGGCGTCTCTGCTACCTCACCTGCACCCTTTCCCCCCAGGAAAACCAGCGCCAGACCGCGCGCCTGCTGGAAAACCAGCCCGGGGCCCGCCTGGCCGCGACCTGGACCACGCCCCCCGGCGCGGACACGGGCGAGTTCTTCTATGCCGCCACCATCGTCAAGGCGTGAGAGAAGAGACGTCGCGTTCGCCCAGTTTTTGTTTTACACGTCCGCCGAAGCGAGGTATGCGTTGGTCTAATCCTTCCATCCGGGACGGTTATGGGCGCGAACAGGAAGACGAAGCTGCCGGACGACTTGCTGCACGACCTGCCGGACGGCAGCGTGTTCCGCGCCGCCTTTGAATCCAGCAGCACCATCATGTTCCTCATCGACCCCGAGAGCGGGCGCATCATCGGGGCCAACCCCGCCGCCTGCGAGTTCTACGGCTACCACCCGGAGGAAGTGGACAGCATCGCTGCCACCCAGGTGAGCCTGCTCTCCGACGAGCAGCTCATTGCTCTGCTGCGCAGCCTGAGCGCCAAGGGCGGCACGCGCTTCGCCACCCGCCACCGGCTCAAGGACGGCCAGGTGCGCGACATGGAGCTCGACGCCGCGCCCATCATCCTGAAAAGCGGCCGTTCCTGCCTGTTCTTCGTCGGCCACGACATCACCGAGCAGAAGCTGGCCGAGCGTTCCCTCAGGCGCAGCGAGACGCTTTTGCGCGCCATTCTGGATTCCGCCGGGGACGGGGTGGCCTTCCGCGACGCCCAGGGCGTGTACCGCGAGGCGAACCCGGCCTTTTGCCGCATGGCGGGCCTGCCCTGCGGCGAGATCATCGGCCAGCGGCCCGACGGCCTGTTCGACCGGCGCGAGGTGGCGCAAAGCGTGGAGCGCGACCGCCGCGACGCGGACCGGGCCGATCTGCCTGTCTCCTACGAGCTGGATTGGACCGGCCCGGAAGGCGAGCGGCACATCAGCGTGCAGCGCTCCCCGGTGCACGACCCCACGGGCGAGCGCCTGGGCGAGGTGTCCATCAGCCGCGACATTACCGAACGGCGTTTGGCCGAGGCCTCCCTGGCCAAGAGCGAGGGGCTTTTGCGGGCCATGCTCCAGTCCGCCCAGGACTGCATCTTCGTCACCGACGAGAACGACGTGCTGCGCGAGCTGAACCAGAGCTTTTGCACCCATGTGGGCCTTGCGCGCGAAGCGCTTGTGGGACGGCACCTTTCCGCCGCCTTCGAGGGCGAGGTGCTGCGCATCCAGCTTTCCACCAGCGCCCTGGCGCGCAAGACGCGCGAGCCCGTGAGCTTCACCCAGCGTCTGCGCCCCGCCGGGCAGGAGTACTGGATCAGCGTGGTCAAGAGCGCCGTGGTGGACCCCCAGGGCAATTGTCTGGGCGTGGTGGCCATGGGCCGCGACATGACCGCCCAGCGCCAGACGGAAATGGCCCTGCGCTCAAGC harbors:
- a CDS encoding transcription antitermination factor NusB gives rise to the protein MATLPPARAAALDCLTACLLEGRDLQAALDTALRSDPLSDRDAGLVTELVYGFCRLKGRVDAVLDRFLDPNRPLRAEARLALGLAAHEIVHLDRVPAYASVNWAVDWAKGYPKAQLSGLFNAVLRRVADMAEAARTLAPYKEGARDEAEALSRYYSCPEWIVRLWLKEYSREDAARYLKAQARPPALGLAVDAQALGEGAALALSRRLGAHPSCLARQGLGLALRPGSSLDEVVDGLELSPSERAAVYRQGFAARQALAALSPGQWEAPVWDTCCGRGGKTRLVLEAGAGPVLASDPHMGRLRALAREQAQAVAEGRLVVFRASALDAPPLSVQPRTILLDAPCTGLGTLSRRPDIKWKRTPQDVDALADIQARMLDAAFLALPPGGRLCYLTCTLSPQENQRQTARLLENQPGARLAATWTTPPGADTGEFFYAATIVKA
- a CDS encoding PAS domain-containing protein, which translates into the protein MGANRKTKLPDDLLHDLPDGSVFRAAFESSSTIMFLIDPESGRIIGANPAACEFYGYHPEEVDSIAATQVSLLSDEQLIALLRSLSAKGGTRFATRHRLKDGQVRDMELDAAPIILKSGRSCLFFVGHDITEQKLAERSLRRSETLLRAILDSAGDGVAFRDAQGVYREANPAFCRMAGLPCGEIIGQRPDGLFDRREVAQSVERDRRDADRADLPVSYELDWTGPEGERHISVQRSPVHDPTGERLGEVSISRDITERRLAEASLAKSEGLLRAMLQSAQDCIFVTDENDVLRELNQSFCTHVGLAREALVGRHLSAAFEGEVLRIQLSTSALARKTREPVSFTQRLRPAGQEYWISVVKSAVVDPQGNCLGVVAMGRDMTAQRQTEMALRSSERRLAGLIRQAPVGVFETDARGRLVFANERMQRQTGRTLEALSGLRWLDCIIPEDREEFLALWSDALANKREVDREVRMTNARGKAQWLSCRIRPMTDGASRFSGYMGVLGDISERKKAEGMRSDVESVVRHDLKSPLASVQNAMELLELLGPLTPEQGQVVAEVRTLTRRLQDLILLSIDLHAMEAGVFKPALTPVDLCAVVDALRVELRPLVEGKALRITVHSDCPGTAFFVFGERRLLDAVFSNLLKNAAEASSEGGEITVRLSQEGPLAEVFLRNQGEVPASVRERFFEKYATAGKATGTGLGTYSARLMVRVMGGTLSLNTEEPGHTTLIVRLPAATGAAQDGPPAA